From Humisphaera borealis, the proteins below share one genomic window:
- a CDS encoding COX15/CtaA family protein: MNHPSYNRSLHRIAIATALATFPLIFMGGLVTTKGAGMSVPDWPNSYGYNMFLFPPNQWVGGILYEHTHRLMGTVVGFLSIVLALFAFGPARTLASRRRLRIATVITSIAAFVLLLILVVIKGARAPHVADVFTRVSHAFVVALGAALVLGVASLARHREPRRWLRWVCVGVLAAVIFQGVLGGLRVVLVELDLAVIHGCFAQAFFCFVAFVILATSRLWDRLANVLSTDAPTPVSERIHEYPDPLTRGTATAGRPTAESGVLDYVRPGVFNSASNFHVPRSFARLAVVAVAVVYLQLIIGATMRHYDAGLAIPDLPLHYGKVLPPTNDTTLAEANLMRANSGSPDLRPVTLTQIWFHVGHRAGAVLVTIVLGLLIWRSLRDRELHFAARNPALILIPLLLTQLTLGILTVLLHKPADIASLHVAVGALVLVTTFSLAVRAVIASRGAPSGVSAGHTGRAAVDRQNVNGYRAVTT; the protein is encoded by the coding sequence ATGAACCACCCGTCGTACAACCGCTCGCTCCACCGCATCGCGATCGCCACGGCGCTGGCGACGTTTCCGCTGATCTTCATGGGCGGCCTGGTGACGACCAAGGGCGCGGGAATGTCGGTTCCCGACTGGCCCAACAGCTACGGGTACAACATGTTCCTGTTTCCGCCGAACCAATGGGTCGGCGGGATTCTTTACGAACACACCCACCGCCTGATGGGCACGGTGGTGGGTTTTCTTTCGATCGTGCTGGCGTTGTTCGCGTTCGGCCCGGCGCGGACTCTGGCGTCCCGCCGGCGGCTGCGCATCGCGACGGTCATCACGTCGATCGCGGCGTTCGTACTCCTGCTAATATTGGTTGTCATCAAGGGCGCACGGGCACCCCACGTCGCCGACGTGTTCACGCGGGTGTCGCACGCGTTCGTCGTTGCGCTCGGTGCGGCACTGGTGCTCGGCGTCGCCAGCCTGGCCCGCCATCGTGAGCCACGCCGCTGGCTTCGGTGGGTCTGCGTCGGCGTGCTGGCCGCCGTCATTTTTCAGGGCGTGCTCGGCGGCCTTCGCGTGGTGCTGGTCGAACTCGACCTTGCTGTCATCCACGGCTGCTTCGCACAGGCGTTCTTCTGTTTTGTCGCGTTCGTCATCCTTGCGACGAGCCGGCTGTGGGACCGGCTGGCGAACGTGCTTTCGACCGATGCCCCCACGCCGGTGTCTGAGCGTATTCACGAATACCCGGATCCTTTGACGCGCGGCACCGCAACTGCAGGACGTCCAACTGCAGAATCTGGCGTTCTGGACTACGTCCGACCCGGCGTCTTCAATTCCGCGTCGAACTTCCATGTTCCCCGCTCGTTCGCCCGGCTTGCCGTGGTCGCTGTCGCAGTCGTCTACCTCCAGTTGATCATCGGCGCCACGATGCGCCACTACGACGCCGGCCTGGCGATCCCCGATCTGCCGCTGCACTACGGCAAGGTTCTTCCGCCCACGAACGATACAACTCTGGCAGAGGCGAACCTGATGCGGGCCAATTCCGGGTCGCCCGACCTGCGGCCCGTGACGCTGACCCAGATCTGGTTCCATGTCGGTCACAGGGCCGGCGCTGTCCTGGTGACGATCGTGCTGGGCCTGTTGATCTGGCGATCGCTCCGGGACCGGGAGCTGCACTTTGCCGCGCGAAACCCGGCCCTGATCCTGATCCCCCTGCTGCTGACGCAACTGACGCTGGGCATTCTGACCGTTTTGCTGCATAAGCCCGCTGATATCGCGAGTTTACACGTCGCCGTCGGTGCGCTGGTGCTGGTGACGACGTTCAGCCTGGCGGTACGGGCGGTGATCGCGTCGCGGGGTGCTCCGAGTGGCGTTTCGGCCGGTCATACTGGACGCGCTGCCGTTGATCGCCAGAATGTGAACGGGTACCGGGCCGTGACCACCTGA
- a CDS encoding cupredoxin domain-containing protein, producing the protein MVRKFFTALALSAGMTTAAFAQVEGKVTFDGQAPARKPVPGITNDANCSKLHKTAPLDESVIVGKGGELANVVVYLKGDLKGDAPADEVHLDQVNCIYTPHVVSVTVGQKLIAMNSDPFLHNVHTLPENNAPINKAQPVKGQKDTIPTKAAETFKVKCDVHPWMAAWVAVFDHPFHGVTGEDGVFFFETKGLKDGDYDVVAWHEKFKECATGKVTIKGGKGKVDLKVTPKAALAPANEREVLVSTVVKGPTCCTDGSKCAETAAKAKAEAEAKAKADPKTAGATAQ; encoded by the coding sequence ATGGTCCGCAAGTTCTTTACAGCGCTGGCCCTTTCGGCCGGCATGACGACCGCCGCCTTCGCCCAGGTTGAAGGCAAGGTCACGTTCGACGGACAGGCACCGGCCCGCAAGCCGGTTCCGGGCATCACCAACGATGCCAACTGTTCCAAGCTGCACAAGACCGCCCCGCTGGATGAATCTGTCATTGTGGGCAAGGGTGGCGAACTGGCGAATGTCGTCGTCTATCTCAAGGGCGACCTGAAGGGCGACGCCCCCGCCGACGAAGTGCACCTCGACCAGGTGAACTGCATCTACACGCCCCACGTGGTCTCGGTCACGGTCGGCCAGAAGCTGATCGCGATGAACAGCGACCCGTTCCTTCACAACGTTCACACCCTTCCCGAGAACAACGCCCCGATCAACAAGGCGCAGCCGGTGAAGGGCCAGAAGGACACGATCCCCACCAAAGCCGCCGAGACCTTCAAGGTCAAGTGCGACGTTCACCCCTGGATGGCTGCCTGGGTGGCGGTGTTCGATCACCCGTTCCATGGCGTGACGGGTGAAGACGGCGTGTTCTTCTTCGAGACCAAGGGCCTCAAGGACGGCGACTACGACGTCGTCGCCTGGCACGAGAAGTTCAAGGAATGCGCCACCGGTAAGGTGACGATCAAGGGCGGCAAGGGCAAAGTCGACCTGAAGGTCACCCCCAAGGCCGCACTCGCCCCCGCCAACGAGCGCGAAGTGCTCGTCTCGACGGTCGTCAAGGGCCCCACCTGCTGCACCGACGGCAGCAAGTGCGCCGAGACCGCCGCCAAGGCCAAGGCAGAAGCCGAAGCCAAGGCCAAGGCCGATCCCAAGACCGCCGGCGCGACCGCGCAGTAA
- the cyoE gene encoding heme o synthase, with translation MKLDQDLSDLSPALVLDGAVALPAAPSADLLPEEIAAHAKQPTLMHDLVELSKLRLNFMVLVTTMVGYAMSNPVWSNWGLLLHTLIGTALTAAAASILNQYIEQPHDILMVRTKRRPLPAGRITPIAALSLGVVAGVVGLLELYFWVNPLTASIGAVTTAIYILVYTPLKRVTTLNTVVGAIPGALPPVMGVAAVSGEVTPIGWALFGILFFWQMPHFLAIAILYREDYARGGFKMLPVVDPELIATGRQMIFYALALIPVSMLPSVLRSTGPFYFIAALAMGLAFLGFVSVAAVTRRRGDARQVFLASILYLPCLLAAMIVDKL, from the coding sequence ATGAAGCTTGACCAAGACCTGTCCGATCTCTCCCCCGCCCTGGTGCTGGATGGTGCCGTCGCGCTGCCCGCGGCACCCTCGGCAGACCTGCTGCCCGAAGAGATCGCCGCCCACGCCAAACAGCCGACGCTGATGCACGACCTCGTCGAGCTGTCCAAGCTCCGCCTGAACTTTATGGTCCTGGTCACGACGATGGTCGGCTACGCCATGTCGAACCCCGTCTGGTCGAACTGGGGCCTGCTGCTGCACACATTGATCGGTACGGCGCTGACGGCGGCGGCGGCCAGCATCCTCAACCAGTACATCGAGCAGCCCCACGACATCCTGATGGTCCGCACCAAGCGGCGTCCGCTGCCGGCGGGTCGCATTACGCCGATCGCCGCGTTGTCGCTGGGCGTTGTAGCCGGTGTAGTCGGGCTGCTGGAACTGTACTTCTGGGTCAATCCGCTGACGGCGTCGATCGGCGCGGTCACCACCGCGATTTACATCCTGGTCTATACGCCGCTGAAGCGGGTCACCACCCTCAACACTGTCGTCGGGGCGATTCCCGGTGCCCTGCCCCCGGTAATGGGTGTCGCCGCCGTTTCCGGCGAAGTCACGCCGATCGGCTGGGCTCTGTTCGGCATCCTGTTCTTCTGGCAGATGCCCCACTTCCTGGCGATCGCGATCCTCTACCGCGAAGACTACGCCCGTGGCGGATTCAAGATGCTGCCCGTCGTCGACCCCGAACTCATCGCCACCGGCCGGCAGATGATCTTTTACGCCTTGGCGTTGATTCCGGTATCGATGCTGCCCAGCGTGCTGCGAAGCACCGGGCCGTTCTACTTCATCGCCGCGCTGGCGATGGGATTGGCGTTCCTCGGATTCGTGTCGGTCGCCGCGGTGACGCGCCGCCGGGGCGACGCCCGCCAGGTGTTCCTGGCGTCGATCCTGTATCTGCCCTGCCTGCTGGCGGCGATGATCGTCGACAAGCTGTAA
- a CDS encoding cytochrome c oxidase subunit I produces MTAIPLPLEKPTHGHAHVEHDHAHHAPSFIKKYIFSTDHKVIGLQFLFVGLAFLVVGGLLAMVVRWQLAWPNPAIPGYKPLPLGSFIGQNGPMDPNFYNAAFSMHASIMIFLVIIPLLVGTFGNYLIPLKIGAPDMAFPFLNGAAFWLSVPAGMLLVASFFLPGGAAGAGWTSYPTLSSLWQGSAVPINDAKAMLHMAPVYLAESASSTQLELWWIRVQNGATWFADILRLTGTNPAGEKTMSSWPDRAMFSVFGGLFMLFLYLCAYQIRLGFRPLNWILGIALSAVTAVYAGKLFQFLCFDGQSCWFFAVFLIGFSSIMGAVNYLTTIVKMRAPGLTFFRMPLSVWSLFITSLIVLLATPVLAASLFINLLDHHRFTTFFLPFNWTVSGQIQPDVAGGGYPILHQHLFWFYSHPAVYIMILPAMGMVSDVIAVFARKPIFGYKPMVYAMGGIAFLGFIVWAHHMFQSGMQPTLATAFAVSTMLIAVPSAIKTFNWLGTLWKGNIRFKTPMLHAVTFVAMFVIGGLSGIFMASTAVDIVIHDTYFIVAHIHYVLFGGSLFGIFAAITFWYPKMFGRMMNETLGKLHWVLSFIFFNCTFFPMHMLGMRGMARRVYDYSNYSSFADLVPMNQFITYAALGMGATQIIFALNFVGSWIFGKKAGRNPWEATTLEWETASPPPHGNFEKTPVVYHGPYEYSSPLVEEDWLAQTRKLPGPTTV; encoded by the coding sequence ATGACCGCTATTCCTCTACCGCTTGAAAAACCGACGCACGGCCACGCTCACGTCGAGCATGACCACGCCCATCACGCGCCGAGCTTCATCAAGAAGTACATCTTCTCGACCGACCACAAGGTCATCGGGTTGCAGTTCCTGTTTGTGGGACTGGCGTTCCTGGTCGTCGGCGGGTTGCTCGCGATGGTGGTCCGCTGGCAGTTGGCGTGGCCGAACCCGGCAATCCCCGGGTACAAGCCGCTGCCGCTGGGTTCGTTCATCGGCCAGAACGGCCCGATGGACCCGAACTTCTACAACGCCGCGTTCAGCATGCACGCGTCGATTATGATCTTCCTGGTCATCATCCCGCTGCTGGTCGGCACCTTCGGCAACTACCTGATCCCGTTGAAAATCGGCGCGCCGGACATGGCCTTCCCGTTCCTGAACGGCGCGGCGTTCTGGCTGTCGGTGCCGGCGGGCATGCTGCTGGTCGCGAGTTTCTTCCTCCCCGGCGGCGCGGCCGGCGCGGGGTGGACGAGCTATCCGACGCTTAGCTCCCTTTGGCAGGGGTCGGCGGTGCCGATCAATGACGCCAAGGCAATGCTGCACATGGCACCTGTCTACCTGGCCGAAAGCGCCAGCTCAACTCAGCTGGAGCTCTGGTGGATCAGGGTTCAAAACGGTGCCACTTGGTTTGCCGACATCCTTCGTCTGACGGGCACCAATCCCGCCGGCGAAAAGACGATGAGCTCCTGGCCTGACCGCGCGATGTTCTCCGTCTTTGGCGGCCTGTTCATGCTCTTCCTGTACCTGTGTGCCTACCAGATTCGCCTGGGCTTTCGCCCGCTAAACTGGATTCTCGGCATCGCACTGTCGGCCGTCACTGCGGTCTACGCCGGCAAGCTCTTCCAGTTCCTGTGCTTCGACGGGCAGTCCTGCTGGTTCTTCGCGGTCTTCCTGATCGGCTTCTCCAGCATCATGGGCGCGGTCAACTACCTGACGACGATCGTCAAGATGCGCGCCCCCGGCCTGACCTTCTTCCGCATGCCCCTCAGCGTCTGGTCGCTGTTCATCACGTCGCTCATCGTGCTGCTGGCCACGCCGGTGCTTGCGGCGAGCCTGTTCATCAACCTGCTCGACCACCACCGCTTCACGACCTTCTTCCTGCCGTTCAACTGGACGGTGTCGGGGCAGATTCAGCCCGATGTCGCCGGCGGCGGATATCCGATCCTGCACCAGCACCTGTTCTGGTTCTACAGTCATCCTGCGGTGTACATCATGATCCTGCCGGCGATGGGCATGGTCAGCGACGTGATCGCGGTTTTCGCCCGCAAGCCGATCTTCGGCTACAAGCCGATGGTCTACGCCATGGGCGGCATCGCGTTCCTGGGCTTCATCGTCTGGGCCCACCACATGTTCCAGAGTGGCATGCAGCCGACACTGGCGACCGCGTTTGCCGTCAGCACAATGCTGATCGCCGTGCCGTCGGCGATCAAGACGTTCAACTGGCTCGGCACGCTCTGGAAGGGGAACATCCGCTTCAAAACGCCGATGCTCCACGCCGTCACGTTCGTGGCGATGTTCGTCATCGGCGGGCTCAGCGGCATCTTCATGGCCAGCACGGCGGTCGACATCGTCATCCACGACACCTACTTCATCGTCGCCCATATTCACTACGTTCTGTTCGGCGGATCGCTGTTCGGCATCTTCGCCGCCATCACGTTCTGGTACCCCAAGATGTTCGGCCGGATGATGAACGAGACTCTCGGCAAGCTGCACTGGGTGCTGTCGTTCATCTTCTTCAACTGCACGTTCTTCCCGATGCACATGCTCGGCATGCGGGGCATGGCGAGGCGCGTCTACGACTACAGCAACTACAGCAGCTTCGCCGACCTGGTGCCGATGAACCAGTTCATCACCTACGCCGCGCTGGGCATGGGGGCGACGCAGATCATCTTCGCGCTGAACTTTGTCGGAAGCTGGATCTTCGGCAAGAAGGCCGGCCGCAACCCCTGGGAAGCGACGACGCTGGAATGGGAAACCGCCAGCCCCCCGCCACACGGAAACTTTGAAAAGACGCCGGTCGTCTATCACGGGCCCTATGAATACAGCAGCCCGCTGGTGGAAGAAGACTGGCTGGCGCAGACGAGGAAACTGCCCGGACCAACGACGGTCTAG
- a CDS encoding cytochrome c oxidase subunit II transmembrane domain-containing protein gives MINISHHLATTLCPTLAQAQGWRKWWLPENYSEHGGGVDLLFNVIFWVTGVVGVVVLLLLLKYCIQYRYRPDRKAHFTHGNKKVELIWTIIPAILLIALAIWTKGAWDEFRYGTKRDKAGAAKILVIAEQFNWNTIYPGPDGKLGRYLVFPKTTDARWPALPPGQETFFQDGYSGMSGGKTLPPGPAFLPKEISVKLINDYIGINKLGKDFSDPAGEDDDWREALGRPVTIPKGRLVEVELTSKDVIHDFFLPHFRVKLDAVPGMRGLLYFTPTQTSAEYQKASEAANKREYTIDEAKDLVAYGLNLRILVPEDPAQAAEYAYSTEREVTKRVRGKMEKVIEKVDVQLANGDRLTNALIEGLKAKGTLKKFNAYAYQEWELVCEELCGNGHTGMRGSVLVIDAKEYSEKFEGKAPAAAPTTALPATPVVARAAAE, from the coding sequence GTGATCAACATCTCTCATCACCTTGCAACAACGCTCTGCCCCACCCTTGCCCAGGCCCAGGGCTGGCGAAAGTGGTGGCTGCCCGAAAACTATTCCGAGCACGGCGGCGGCGTCGACCTGCTGTTCAACGTCATCTTCTGGGTGACCGGCGTGGTTGGTGTGGTCGTGCTGCTGCTTCTCCTGAAGTACTGCATCCAGTACCGCTACCGCCCCGACCGCAAGGCCCATTTCACCCACGGCAACAAAAAGGTCGAACTGATCTGGACCATCATCCCGGCGATCCTGTTGATCGCGCTGGCCATCTGGACCAAGGGCGCCTGGGACGAGTTCCGCTACGGCACCAAACGCGACAAGGCGGGTGCCGCCAAGATCCTGGTGATCGCCGAACAGTTCAACTGGAACACGATCTACCCCGGCCCCGATGGCAAGCTGGGTCGGTACCTGGTGTTCCCCAAGACGACCGATGCCAGGTGGCCGGCCCTGCCGCCCGGCCAGGAGACTTTCTTCCAGGACGGCTACTCCGGGATGTCGGGCGGCAAGACGCTGCCCCCCGGGCCGGCTTTCCTGCCGAAGGAGATCTCGGTCAAGCTGATCAACGATTACATCGGCATCAACAAACTCGGCAAAGACTTCTCCGACCCCGCCGGCGAAGACGACGACTGGCGTGAGGCGCTAGGCCGCCCGGTGACCATTCCCAAGGGACGACTGGTGGAGGTGGAACTGACGAGCAAGGACGTCATCCACGACTTCTTCCTGCCCCACTTCCGGGTGAAGCTCGACGCCGTCCCGGGCATGCGTGGCCTGCTCTATTTCACGCCGACACAGACGTCTGCCGAGTACCAGAAGGCTTCCGAAGCCGCCAACAAGCGCGAGTACACGATTGACGAAGCGAAGGACCTGGTCGCATACGGGTTGAACCTTCGCATCCTGGTGCCTGAAGACCCTGCCCAGGCTGCCGAATACGCCTATTCGACCGAACGCGAAGTCACCAAGCGTGTCCGCGGGAAGATGGAGAAGGTGATCGAGAAGGTCGATGTGCAACTCGCCAACGGCGACCGCCTGACCAACGCGCTGATTGAAGGCCTCAAAGCCAAGGGCACGCTTAAGAAGTTCAATGCCTACGCCTATCAGGAATGGGAACTGGTATGCGAAGAGCTGTGCGGCAACGGCCACACGGGCATGCGTGGCTCGGTGCTGGTGATCGACGCGAAAGAGTACTCGGAAAAGTTCGAAGGCAAGGCCCCCGCCGCCGCGCCCACGACGGCGCTACCGGCCACGCCGGTTGTTGCCAGGGCCGCCGCCGAATGA